The Phragmitibacter flavus genome includes a window with the following:
- a CDS encoding alpha-ketoacid dehydrogenase subunit beta, with product MRQITYRQALREAIDEEIARDPMVVLMGEEVAQYNGAYKVSEGLWDKWGDKRIIDTPISEAGFIGMGVGASMLGLRPVMELMFWSFYTVAWDQIINNAGMVRYMSGGLINCPIVIRGPANGGTNVGATHSHTPENIMASFPGMKCVVPATAYDAKGLMKAAIRDNDPVMFMENTLLYGEKWDVPDNSELPDGELFIPLGVADVKREGTDVTLVCHGRAVHTCLKAAEILEEEHGISAEVVDLRSIRPLDEETVYESVRKTHRVVCVDENKPFLSVGAQLTAMIQLHCFDDLDAPVQRVNAIDTPAFYSPPIEKVQLPYPDVVVAKVLEIC from the coding sequence ATGCGCCAGATCACCTACCGTCAAGCTCTCCGCGAAGCCATTGATGAAGAAATTGCCCGCGACCCGATGGTCGTTCTGATGGGCGAAGAAGTTGCCCAATACAACGGAGCTTACAAAGTTTCCGAAGGTCTCTGGGACAAATGGGGCGACAAACGCATCATTGATACCCCCATTAGTGAAGCCGGATTTATCGGCATGGGTGTCGGCGCTTCGATGCTCGGACTCCGCCCCGTCATGGAGTTGATGTTCTGGAGCTTTTATACCGTCGCCTGGGATCAGATCATCAACAACGCGGGCATGGTTCGTTACATGTCCGGTGGGTTGATCAATTGCCCCATCGTGATTCGCGGACCAGCGAACGGCGGCACCAATGTCGGTGCCACCCACTCCCACACTCCCGAAAACATCATGGCCAGTTTCCCCGGCATGAAGTGTGTGGTTCCTGCCACCGCCTACGATGCCAAAGGTCTGATGAAGGCAGCCATTCGTGACAATGATCCGGTGATGTTCATGGAGAACACCCTTCTCTACGGCGAAAAATGGGATGTGCCTGACAATAGCGAACTCCCCGATGGCGAGTTGTTCATTCCCCTCGGCGTTGCGGACGTCAAACGCGAAGGGACCGATGTTACTTTGGTCTGCCATGGTCGTGCGGTTCATACCTGTCTGAAAGCCGCTGAGATTCTTGAAGAAGAACACGGGATCAGCGCTGAAGTGGTCGACCTTCGATCCATTCGTCCGTTGGATGAAGAAACCGTTTACGAGTCGGTGCGCAAAACCCATCGCGTCGTCTGCGTCGATGAAAACAAACCTTTCCTCTCCGTCGGTGCCCAGTTGACCGCAATGATCCAGTTGCATTGCTTTGATGACCTTGATGCACCCGTGCAACGCGTCAATGCCATCGATACCCCCGCGTTTTACAGTCCTCCGATTGAGAAAGTGCAACTCCCCTACCCTGACGTGGTCGTGGCGAAAGTGTTGGAGATTTGCTGA
- a CDS encoding thiamine pyrophosphate-dependent dehydrogenase E1 component subunit alpha yields MAAVQKSIKHKDAPINKALSKDEKIAIFRDMSRIRRFEQIALKHYNGEKMGGFLHLYIGQESVAVGCASLMGENDHMITAYRDHGHALAVGMGMNEGMAELFGKKTGCSKGKGGSMHYFAPSKNYWGGHGIVAGQTPLGTGIAFGLKYKELKGCCMTFMGDGAVNQGAFHESLNLAALMELPVIYIIENNGYSMGTSQKRSSAYPSCLAERAEGYGMAWELLNGEDVYEVRSRVQVAIERAHNEKKPTLLEISTYRYYGHSVADSKHKDGYRTKEEIERYQRDHDPINIWRNHLVSEGVFTEEEAKVIDQAAYKEAEDSAVFADQSEYPDPSEMFDDVYWEVDNQTEAGATGRHFFND; encoded by the coding sequence ATGGCTGCCGTCCAAAAATCCATCAAACACAAAGACGCCCCCATCAATAAGGCGCTGAGCAAAGACGAAAAGATCGCGATATTCCGCGACATGAGTCGTATCCGCCGTTTTGAACAAATTGCGCTGAAACATTACAATGGTGAGAAGATGGGCGGCTTCCTCCACCTTTACATCGGCCAGGAATCGGTCGCCGTCGGATGCGCTTCTTTGATGGGAGAAAACGACCACATGATCACCGCCTATCGCGATCATGGTCATGCTCTTGCCGTTGGCATGGGCATGAACGAGGGCATGGCGGAGTTGTTCGGCAAAAAGACCGGCTGCTCCAAAGGCAAGGGTGGATCGATGCACTACTTCGCCCCTTCCAAAAACTACTGGGGTGGCCACGGGATTGTTGCAGGTCAGACTCCCCTCGGCACCGGCATTGCTTTCGGACTAAAATACAAAGAGCTTAAGGGCTGTTGCATGACTTTCATGGGCGACGGTGCCGTCAACCAAGGTGCATTCCATGAAAGCCTTAACTTGGCTGCTTTGATGGAATTGCCGGTGATCTACATCATCGAGAACAACGGCTACTCCATGGGCACGAGTCAAAAACGGTCCAGCGCCTATCCAAGCTGCCTTGCCGAACGTGCCGAAGGTTACGGCATGGCTTGGGAACTGCTCAATGGCGAAGATGTTTACGAAGTTCGCTCACGCGTTCAGGTTGCCATCGAACGCGCACACAATGAGAAAAAGCCCACGCTTCTCGAAATTTCCACCTACCGTTATTACGGGCATTCGGTCGCTGATTCCAAACACAAGGACGGCTACCGCACCAAGGAAGAAATCGAGCGTTACCAGCGCGACCACGATCCGATCAACATCTGGCGCAATCATCTGGTCTCCGAAGGGGTTTTCACCGAAGAAGAAGCCAAGGTTATCGACCAGGCTGCCTACAAGGAAGCTGAAGACTCGGCCGTGTTCGCCGATCAAAGTGAATACCCCGATCCCTCAGAAATGTTTGACGACGTGTATTGGGAAGTCGACAACCAGACCGAAGCCGGCGCAACAGGTCGCCATTTCTTCAACGATTAA